Proteins encoded within one genomic window of Halalkalibacillus sediminis:
- a CDS encoding D-2-hydroxyacid dehydrogenase, whose translation MLVVTSCKVKTKIKEDMEKKFPNVSFQWKESIQEAEPVLKEADVLITYGEDLLAEHLEPADNLKWIMVISAGLDEMPFEKIDEKGIQVTNARGIHAIPMSEYAISMILQESRKAKDLHELEKAHSWDKRVKMEEITGKTMLVVGTGAIGQEVARLAKAFRMKTIGVSHSGRSKDHFDECAKNDRLHDYLKEADFVVAVLPHTNDTDEFFGKEEFSAMKKDAIFLNMGRGKTVDQGTMIQALKDQQLGHAVLDVVEEEPLDSASPLWDLENCTITPHLSGISRLYQERAFEIFEENLKDFEADKPLSVNVIDPKRGY comes from the coding sequence GTGTTAGTAGTGACAAGTTGTAAAGTTAAAACGAAAATCAAAGAAGACATGGAGAAGAAGTTTCCGAATGTTTCTTTTCAATGGAAAGAATCCATTCAAGAGGCTGAGCCAGTTTTGAAAGAGGCAGATGTCTTGATTACATACGGAGAAGATTTGCTTGCTGAGCATTTGGAACCTGCCGACAATTTGAAGTGGATCATGGTCATTTCAGCAGGTCTTGATGAAATGCCTTTTGAAAAAATAGACGAAAAGGGCATCCAGGTAACGAATGCCCGAGGGATTCATGCTATTCCGATGTCGGAGTATGCGATTTCAATGATCCTACAAGAGAGCCGTAAAGCGAAGGATTTGCACGAGCTTGAGAAAGCACATAGTTGGGATAAACGTGTGAAAATGGAAGAAATCACAGGGAAGACGATGCTAGTGGTCGGCACTGGAGCAATCGGGCAAGAAGTAGCTCGTTTAGCAAAAGCGTTTCGCATGAAAACGATCGGCGTTTCTCATAGTGGCCGTTCGAAAGATCACTTTGATGAATGTGCAAAGAATGATCGTTTGCATGACTACTTGAAGGAAGCGGATTTTGTGGTCGCTGTTCTTCCTCACACAAATGATACAGATGAATTTTTTGGAAAAGAAGAATTCAGTGCAATGAAAAAAGATGCGATTTTCTTGAATATGGGTAGAGGAAAGACAGTTGATCAAGGAACGATGATTCAAGCTTTGAAGGATCAACAGCTAGGCCATGCTGTGTTAGATGTGGTTGAAGAAGAACCCCTTGACTCTGCTAGCCCGCTTTGGGATTTAGAGAATTGTACGATTACGCCACATCTCTCTGGAATTTCGAGACTGTACCAGGAACGTGCGTTTGAAATTTTTGAAGAAAACTTAAAAGATTTTGAAGCGGATAAACCATTGTCAGTCAATGTAATCGATCCTAAGAGGGGGTACTAA
- a CDS encoding FUSC family protein, translating to MKVGARALKTGVSTAIALYVASYFGFDAGLFAAAIAAVSSIQPSIYRSYQMIIEQLQANFIGAGIAVLLVLTVGNDPFLLGVGIILSIGTCMIFKMKEDTTFIAIIAVIAIMESTSMAFMDFAAIRFTSILIGIASAFLVNLVFLPPKYETRLFEMINHTTSDIMQWIRVTTRHLSDQPALKKEINRLERDLAHLEQTYLLYSEERSYSRKKGYRRARKLVLFRQLVNTSRKSFQVLQTLHRMDYEIGHIKGDLNEKIVEEVDKTLHTHEKLILMYLGRIRKKTVDPLGNISEPDIPSLVNQLMDIYDEGEKDRFVLLPLASTLMDYHNELIHLKKLLVSYLNSRT from the coding sequence ATGAAAGTCGGAGCTAGAGCCTTAAAAACAGGTGTATCCACAGCGATCGCCTTATATGTAGCAAGTTATTTCGGATTCGATGCAGGTTTATTCGCAGCAGCGATTGCAGCTGTTTCGTCCATCCAGCCATCCATCTATCGTTCATATCAGATGATCATCGAGCAGTTGCAGGCCAATTTTATCGGTGCTGGTATCGCAGTCTTACTCGTACTTACAGTCGGAAACGACCCTTTCTTATTAGGTGTAGGAATCATTTTATCTATAGGAACTTGTATGATTTTTAAAATGAAGGAAGATACGACATTCATCGCGATCATCGCTGTCATAGCCATTATGGAATCAACCTCTATGGCCTTTATGGACTTCGCAGCGATCCGTTTCACATCCATACTGATCGGGATTGCATCTGCATTTCTTGTGAATCTCGTGTTCTTACCACCAAAATATGAAACTAGACTATTCGAAATGATCAATCATACAACAAGCGATATAATGCAGTGGATCCGTGTAACGACAAGACATTTATCTGATCAACCAGCACTAAAAAAAGAGATCAATCGTCTTGAACGTGATCTTGCACATTTAGAGCAAACCTATTTACTTTATTCAGAAGAACGTTCTTATTCTAGAAAAAAAGGATATCGACGCGCAAGAAAACTAGTTCTTTTCCGTCAATTAGTCAACACATCTCGGAAGTCTTTCCAAGTGCTACAGACATTGCATCGAATGGATTATGAGATCGGTCATATCAAAGGTGATTTGAATGAAAAAATCGTTGAAGAAGTTGATAAGACGCTTCACACGCACGAAAAACTCATCTTGATGTATTTAGGAAGGATCCGTAAAAAGACAGTTGACCCTTTAGGGAATATATCTGAACCCGATATTCCATCGTTAGTAAATCAGTTGATGGATATATACGATGAAGGGGAAAAAGACAGGTTCGTATTATTGCCGCTCGCATCAACCTTAATGGATTATCATAACGAACTGATCCATCTAAAAAAATTACTCGTCAGCTATTTGAATAGTAGAACATAA
- a CDS encoding potassium channel family protein translates to MNEFFLVLVIVILIHSFHIFLKNFHDVRGSFSKELFSAFFAMYFILMLGFALVYFLLAEMGVVLLDDAPLQAGDSFEKFFHAIYFSGVTLMTVGYGDITPVGIGRVIALMEAFIGYLLPAAFLYKLFR, encoded by the coding sequence ATGAATGAGTTTTTCCTTGTGTTAGTGATTGTCATACTGATTCATAGCTTTCATATATTCTTGAAAAACTTTCATGACGTGCGAGGTTCTTTTTCAAAAGAATTATTCAGCGCGTTTTTCGCCATGTATTTTATATTAATGCTCGGTTTCGCGTTGGTATATTTTTTATTAGCCGAAATGGGGGTCGTACTTCTTGATGATGCGCCCTTGCAAGCAGGAGATTCGTTTGAGAAATTTTTTCACGCTATTTATTTTAGTGGAGTGACCTTGATGACGGTAGGGTATGGGGACATCACTCCAGTGGGAATAGGGCGTGTCATAGCTCTAATGGAGGCATTCATCGGATACTTGCTTCCTGCAGCATTTTTATATAAGCTTTTTAGATAA
- the bcp gene encoding thioredoxin-dependent thiol peroxidase: MAIEVGKQAPDFTLPASNGKDVSLSDFEGKHVVLYFYPKDMTPGCTTEACDFRDNHKKFEDLNAVILGVSTDPIARHEKFIDKHDLPFLLLADEDHHVAEKYDVWKLKKNFGKEYDGIERSTFIIDKDGNLVKEWRKVRVKDHVNEALEFIEENLD; this comes from the coding sequence ATGGCTATCGAAGTAGGAAAGCAAGCTCCTGACTTTACGTTACCAGCAAGTAATGGGAAAGATGTAAGTCTTTCTGATTTTGAAGGTAAACATGTTGTATTGTATTTTTACCCGAAAGATATGACACCTGGGTGCACGACGGAAGCATGTGATTTCCGTGATAATCATAAAAAATTCGAGGATTTGAACGCAGTTATTTTGGGTGTAAGTACAGACCCAATAGCACGCCACGAAAAATTCATTGATAAACACGATCTACCATTTCTATTATTAGCAGACGAAGACCATCACGTAGCTGAGAAATATGATGTATGGAAACTGAAAAAGAATTTTGGTAAAGAATATGATGGAATCGAGCGCTCGACTTTCATCATCGATAAAGATGGAAACTTAGTGAAAGAGTGGCGTAAAGTTCGCGTGAAGGATCACGTGAATGAAGCTCTTGAGTTCATTGAAGAAAATCTAGATTAA
- a CDS encoding cob(I)yrinic acid a,c-diamide adenosyltransferase has protein sequence MRIYTRSGDKGTTSLIYGQRVKKHDLRVEAYGTCDEANSMVGMGRSHLADVSFEGKDQVVESLHRVQTILFHVGAELATPADKEVMWKLKKEHIEELEKQIDAWDEELAELKNFILPSGHPSAAALHVARTIVRRAERTAVALRETEEVEIDLVVSYLNRLSDYLFVAARYVNQKAGGEELPLNTDV, from the coding sequence ATGAGAATTTATACACGCTCAGGCGATAAAGGTACGACCTCGTTGATCTATGGACAGCGAGTGAAGAAGCACGATTTACGTGTGGAGGCATATGGTACATGTGATGAAGCGAACTCCATGGTCGGAATGGGAAGAAGCCATTTAGCTGATGTCTCTTTCGAAGGAAAAGATCAAGTCGTGGAATCCTTGCATCGTGTTCAGACGATTCTTTTTCACGTAGGGGCTGAACTGGCTACTCCTGCAGACAAAGAAGTGATGTGGAAGTTGAAAAAGGAACATATTGAAGAGCTTGAGAAACAGATCGATGCATGGGATGAAGAGTTAGCTGAATTGAAGAATTTTATCTTGCCATCCGGTCACCCAAGCGCAGCAGCATTACACGTAGCAAGGACAATCGTTCGACGCGCAGAACGTACAGCTGTAGCACTTCGCGAAACAGAAGAAGTGGAGATCGATTTGGTCGTCTCTTACTTGAACCGTTTATCGGATTATCTATTCGTTGCAGCACGATACGTGAATC
- a CDS encoding glutamate-1-semialdehyde 2,1-aminomutase, producing the protein MNRKQSEQLYEEAKEHILGGVNSPSRAYKGVGGGTPVFMEKAKGSHFWDVDGNEYIDYLGAYGPIITGHAHPHIAKAISQAAYDGVLYGTPTKYENRFAEMLKNAIPSLEKVRFVNSGTEAVMTTIRVARAYTKRSKIIKFAGCYHGHSDLVLVAAGSGPSTLGTPDSAGVPPSIAQEVITVPFNEIEPFKEALEKFGDEVAGVLVEPIVGNFGIVEPEPGFLEQVKELTHDNGSLLIFDEVITAFRFHYGSAQEITGVQADMTALGKIIGGGLPIGAYGGRVDIMEQVAPLGPAYQAGTMAGNPASMASGIACLEVLQEDGVYDEMDRLGKMLEEGILERAETHGVQITINRLKGAFTVYFTDEKIKNYDQADRTNGDQFADFFHLMLDQGINLAPSKFEAWFLTTAHTDEDIRKTLNAVDVAFSKMKKA; encoded by the coding sequence ATGAACAGAAAACAATCGGAACAATTATATGAAGAAGCTAAAGAGCATATTTTAGGAGGAGTCAACTCTCCATCGCGTGCATATAAAGGTGTTGGAGGCGGTACACCTGTCTTTATGGAAAAAGCTAAAGGGTCCCACTTTTGGGATGTTGACGGCAATGAATACATCGATTACCTCGGAGCTTATGGCCCAATTATCACGGGGCATGCTCATCCACATATCGCTAAAGCCATCAGCCAGGCAGCATATGATGGCGTGCTTTATGGAACTCCAACCAAGTACGAGAACCGTTTCGCGGAGATGCTGAAGAATGCTATACCATCATTAGAAAAAGTCCGCTTTGTCAACTCAGGAACTGAAGCTGTTATGACAACCATCCGAGTAGCGCGTGCCTATACGAAAAGGTCAAAAATCATCAAGTTTGCAGGGTGCTATCACGGACACTCAGACCTGGTACTAGTTGCAGCAGGTTCAGGGCCGTCCACACTCGGCACTCCCGATTCAGCAGGTGTTCCGCCTAGTATCGCTCAAGAAGTGATCACCGTTCCTTTCAATGAAATTGAACCTTTTAAAGAAGCATTGGAAAAATTCGGTGATGAGGTAGCAGGGGTTTTAGTCGAGCCGATAGTAGGTAATTTCGGTATCGTCGAACCAGAGCCAGGATTCCTCGAACAGGTAAAAGAGCTGACTCACGACAATGGAAGTCTCTTGATTTTCGATGAAGTCATCACAGCATTCCGCTTCCACTACGGAAGTGCACAGGAGATAACTGGGGTTCAAGCTGATATGACTGCACTAGGAAAAATCATTGGTGGTGGCTTACCGATTGGTGCTTACGGAGGCCGCGTAGATATTATGGAACAAGTCGCACCGCTAGGCCCTGCTTATCAAGCAGGCACAATGGCAGGAAACCCAGCTTCAATGGCTTCAGGCATCGCTTGTTTAGAAGTCTTGCAGGAAGATGGAGTTTACGATGAAATGGACCGATTAGGAAAAATGCTTGAAGAAGGAATCCTCGAACGTGCAGAAACTCATGGAGTTCAAATCACGATTAATCGACTGAAGGGTGCATTCACTGTCTATTTCACTGATGAGAAAATAAAAAATTACGATCAGGCTGACCGAACGAATGGCGATCAATTCGCTGATTTTTTTCACCTGATGCTCGACCAAGGGATTAATCTAGCACCTTCTAAATTCGAAGCTTGGTTCTTGACGACAGCTCATACAGATGAGGATATCCGTAAAACCCTGAACGCTGTCGATGTAGCTTTCAGTAAAATGAAAAAAGCTTAA